A DNA window from Ornithodoros turicata isolate Travis chromosome 10, ASM3712646v1, whole genome shotgun sequence contains the following coding sequences:
- the LOC135370943 gene encoding calsyntenin-1-like: MKYLSTLVLLALGVAASPKAPRLEDVNTDVGYHALVKENSRHVEIMPRIRVVDAKVCRFLITHKKHGEAPFEVRVTDEAAGEAELYAKKDLNCEKHRNYKFDIAAVGCNGLVSENVTVHLTVEDVNEFAPQFAEESYQGSVNEGELPGKHVLQVHAHDADCTPKNSEICKYDILDPHVPFSIDSEGTIHTTETLSWESSSNHIFRVVAFDCSMKQSHPVTITVKVNRICHVGWKGIEERVEYNPGSQKRALFPEAQLELCSGTCDPDRLTARLTLAAGHVGKGCDRDTYSVDSQRKICGASSDSVDLLPSPGVGAEWTQGLHTDEGRESDQVYEFDGATNAVVIPESTVSHNLTDSFTLAFWMRHKAPTGQNATHMKEHVLCSSDDHRMSRHHLSLFVRHCRLILLLRREPSQEQPNKFTPAEWRWKSPEVCDDRWHHYAVSVNFPEASLFVDGQPFRTSANNPEVVDDWPLHRTKGVNTTLVVGACWQGKENRMAFHFHGYLAGLSVLRGRTESPDVLACLHRCKEWLEGPSADSQAAGTEVVTNSEKNEVTLNARDQDTLEDMVSRVSYVNARDFPTPGRRTIRITTTIECTNGQSQKVPAEESWVVVLPAEQPSISINGTPNLAREYEPFKQGIELFASVSITVGRPQSPSSSSWEEESSEDDDDSEETNHVTPVQTREPKLDSCSVQVYPPLNPDHERFQLPSYLMAHLGLHHREGRDGLVIYGSDRARHYESVLRQILYFNKKPAYYLNRAFKLVCSELNGRFVSNEYIQTLTVIHPRAEAGHHEASSSTPVSGEKTTTAAAVSAHRTVAQAHVQVAAHSVDVKEAKVRAGKYVDVGLLDGSASEALAKTSASHAVTIIIVVCVGFLVFMIVLGVIRIRAAHHHTQRHHRVATDSREDDQEMAWDDSSLTITVNPMDQIAEEQEGRRTTSTSAARRSANTAPADEEDSDSSDDGSSYHDESEEEEAAPDKAKTKGDLEWDDSTLNF; encoded by the exons CACCCCGGTTAGAAGACGTTAACACCGACGTTGGCTACCATGCGCTCGTCAAGGAGAACAGCCGCCACGTGGAAATTATGCCTCGTATCCGCGTCGTTGACG CCAAGGTGTGTCGTTTCCTGATTACGCACAAGAAGCACGGGGAGGCGCCGTTTGAAGTGCGTGTTACAGATGAAGCAGCGGGCGAGGCAGAGCTCTATGCCAAAAAGGACCTCAACTGTGAGAAGCACCGAAATTACAAGTTTGACATTGCTGCCGTTGGCTGCAACGGACTTGTCTCTGAAAA TGTGACAGTGCACCTGACAGTCGAAGATGTGaacgaatttgcaccccaattCGCCGAGGAGTCTTATCAGGGCTCTGTAAACGAAGGGGAGCTCCCAGGGAAGCATGTGCTTCAAGTCCACGCCCATGATGCAGACTGCACACCAAAGAACAGTGAGATCTGCAAGTACGACATCTTGGACCCACACGTTCCCTTCTCCATTGACTCTGAAG GTACAATCCACACAACGGAGACCCTCAGCTGGGAATCGAGCAGCAACCATATCTTCCGTGTGGTAGCCTTTGACTGCAGCATGaagcagtcgcatcctgtgacCATTACAGTCAAAGTTAACCGCATCTGTCATGTTGGCTGGAAAG GGATCGAGGAACGGGTGGAATACAACCCTGGCTCCCAAAAAAGGGCCTTGTTTCCAGAAGCGCAGTTGGAGTTATGCAGTGGTACCTGTGATCCCGATCGACTAACAGCCCGTCTCACTTTGGCTGCAGGCCATGTTGGAAAGGGATGTGATCGTGACACATACTCAGTTGACTCCCAAAGGAAAATCTGCG GGGCAAGCTCAGATAGTGTAGACCTTCTTCCAAGCCCAGGCGTCGGTGCAGAGTGGACTCAAGGATTGCATACGGACGAAGGTCGTGAAAGTGACCAG GTGTACGAATTTGACGGCGCGACCAACGCCGTCGTAATCCCGGAGTCGACAGTGAGCCACAATTTGACGGACTCCTTCACGCTGGCCTTCTGGATGCGGCACAAGGCCCCGACCGGTCAGAATGCCACCCACATGAAGGAACACGTCCTCTGTAGCTCCGATGACCACC GCATGAGCCGCCACCATCTGTCCCTGTTTGTACGTCACTGCCGGCTCATCTTGCTGCTGCGAAGGGAGCCGAGCCAAGAACAGCCAAACAAATTCACGCCAGCTGAATGGCGctggaagtcacctgaagtgTGTGATGACCGCTGGCATCATTATGCAGTTTCTGTCAATTTTCCTGAG GCATCCCTGTTTGTGGACGGTCAGCCCTTCCGTACATCCGCCAACAACCCAGAAGTTGTCGACGACTGGCCCTTGCACCGGACCAAGGGAGTAAACACCACGCTCGTAGTGGGAGCGTGTTGGCAGGGCAAGGAGAACCGCATGGCATTCCACTTCCACGGTTACCTGGCAGGCCTCTCTGTGCTTCGCGGACGTACGGAGTCACCAGACGTTCTGGCGTGCTTGCACCGTTGTAAGGAGTGGCTCGAGGGACCTTCTGCGGATTCGCAAGCAGCTGGAACG GAAGTAGTAACCAACTCTGAAAAGAATGAGGTCACACTGAACGCACGTGACCAAGACACCCTCGAAGATATGGTGTCGAGAGTTTCCTACGTGAATGCACGCGACTTTCCTACACCAGGGAGGAGGACTATCCGTATCACGACAACCATTGA GTGTACCAACGGTCAGTCGCAGAAGGTTCCTGCTGAAGAATCTTGGGTGGTGGTTCTTCCAGCAGAACAGCCAAGCATAAGCATCAATGGAACACCTAATTTGGCCAGGGAGTATGAGCCTTTCAAACAGGGTATTGAACTCTTTGCCTCTGTCTCTATCACCGTTGGCCGACCACAATCACCATCATCTTCTTCGTGG GAAGAAGAAAGTAGCGAAGACGATGACGACAGCGAAGAGACGAATCACGTTACTCCCGTGCAGACACGCGAGCCGAAGTTGGACTCTTGCAGTGTGCAGGTCTACCCGCCGCTAAACCCAGATCACGAGAGGTTCCAGCTCCCATCGTACCTGATGGCTCATCTCGGCTTGCACCATCGTGAAGGGCGGGACGGCCTGGTCATCTACGGCTCCGACCGTGCGAGGCATTATGAGAGCGTACTGCGGCAGATACTCTACTTCAACAAGAAACCCGCATACTACTTGAACCGGGCATTCAAGTTGGTTTGCTCCGAGCTGAACGGACGGTTCGTGAGCAATGAGTACATTCAAACG TTGACCGTGATCCACCCAAGAGCGGAGGCTGGTCATCATGAAGCGTCGTCCTCAACACCCGTTTCTGGTGAAAAGACTACCACCGCAGCAGCTGTGTCGGCACACAGAACTGTTGCTCAGGCCCACGTGCAGGTTGCTGCACATAGTGTCGACGTTAAGGAAGCGAAAGTGCGCGCCGGAAAGTATGTTGATGTTGGATTACTCGATGGCAGTGCTTCGGAAGCCCTGGCCAAGACTTCGGCGA GCCATGCTGTGACCATCATAATTGTGGTTTGCGTTGGCTTCCTGGTGTTCATGATTGTACTCGGAGTGATCCGTATCCGAGCAGCACATCACCACACGCAGCGCCACCATCGAGTGGCAACTGATTCGCGGGAGGACGACCAGGAGATGGCCTGGGATGACTCTTCCCTCACCATCACTGTAAATCCCATGGAT CAAATAGCGGAGGAACAAGAAGGTCGTCGGACGACCTCCACGAGTGCTGCACGACGCAGCGCCAACACCGCCCCTGCGGACGAGGAAGATAGTGACAGCTCTGATGACGGGAGC